A window from Carassius gibelio isolate Cgi1373 ecotype wild population from Czech Republic chromosome B3, carGib1.2-hapl.c, whole genome shotgun sequence encodes these proteins:
- the LOC127953547 gene encoding cyclin-dependent kinase 6-like, translated as MDDSCCWESSDYEMLAEIGQGAYGKVYKARERRGLQRFVAVKRLHIPEEPESGIPQFVIREVALLRKLEHFNHPNIVKLLNVSAGWQNEKFDLTLVFEYIDQDLTTFLSKASEKGLTRDKIKDVMRQLLCGLDFLHTNTVIHRDLKPDNVLVSSRGEVKIADFGLARIYTYHIALTPCVVTLWYRAPEVLLQSSYMSSVDIWSAGCIFAELFLLRPLFRGFTEIQQLQKIFEVIGLPGEEDWPIESPVCYSPTWAEKKPTKQLLPSLAHEENDLLSQFLTFNPAHRISACRALAHPFLADCNHEDE; from the exons ATGGATGACAGCTGTTGTTGGGAGAGCTCAGATTATGAAATGTTGGCAGAAATCGGCCAGGGCGCCTACGGGAAAGTGTACAAAGCGCGAGAGAGGCGCGGGCTGCAGCGCTTCGTAGCGGTGAAGAGACTCCACATCCCCGAGGAGCCGGAGTCTGGCATCCCTCAGTTCGTGATTCGAGAAGTGGCTCTTCTGCGAAAACTAGAGCACTTCAACCACCCCAACATAGTCAA GTTGCTGAATGTATCAGCTGGATGGCAAAACGAGAAGTTTGACCTGACGCTGGTGTTTGAGTATATCGATCAGGATCTCACCACGTTTCTCAGCAAAGCATCAGAAAAAGGCCTGACCAGGGACAAAAttaag GATGTGATGCGTCAGTTGCTCTGTGGACTTGACTTCCTCCACACTAACACCGTCATTCATCGGGACCTGAAGCCAGACAATGTGCTCGTGAGCAGTCGAGGGGAGGTCAAGATTGCAGACTTCGGTTTAGCCAGAATATACACATACCATATCGCCCTCACCCCATGC gtggtgACTCTGTGGTACAGGGCTCCAGAGGTCCTGCTGCAGTCCAGTTACATGTCTTCAGTGGATATCTGGAGTGCTGGGTGCATCTTTGCAGAGCTCTTTCTGTTAAG GCCTTTGTTTCGTGGATTCACAGAGATCCAGCAGCTGCAGAAGATCTTTGA GGTCATTGGATTGCCGGGTGAGGAAGACTGGCCCATAGAAAGCCCTGTCTGCTACAGCCCTACATGGGCTGAGAAGAAGCCTACAAAACAACTATTACCCAGTCTCGCCCATGAGGAGAATGACCTGCTGTCT CAATTTCTGACTTTCAATCCAGCTCATCGTATCTCTGCCTGCAGAGCTTTGGCCCATCCTTTCCTGGCAGACTGCAACCATGAAGATGAATGA